A region from the Ursus arctos isolate Adak ecotype North America unplaced genomic scaffold, UrsArc2.0 scaffold_6, whole genome shotgun sequence genome encodes:
- the GPIHBP1 gene encoding glycosylphosphatidylinositol-anchored high density lipoprotein-binding protein 1 isoform X2, whose amino-acid sequence MKALAALLLALLLCGQPGTGRAQDEEEDDVDFGLDGYDDDDEEEEEEASVTAGGRGRALLQCYSCQSLYRGERCKQVQNCVRSHSFCKAVISHGNTESGPLTTYSAWCADTCQPFTKTLEGTLMTLTCCQSTLCNTPPWQDPPGSGAVGAQGGPAVMAVALLLGLLPGLQATGS is encoded by the exons ATGAAGGCGCTCGCGGCTCTCCTGCTGGCCCTGCTGCTGTGTGGGCAGCCAG GCACGGGGCGGGCACAGGACGAGGAGGAGGACGACGTGGACTTTGGGCTGGACGGCTATGACGATGATGacgaagaagaggaggaggaggccagtgtgactgcaggtggcaggggcagag CGCTGCTGCAGTGCTATTCCTGCCAGTCCCTGTACAGGGGGGAGCGCTGCAAGCAAGTTCAGAACTGTGTCCGCAGCCACAGCTTCTGCAAAGCCGTCATCTCCCACGGGAACACGG agtCGGGTCCTCTGACCACCTACTCCGCATGGTGTGCAGACACGTGTCAGCCCTTCACCAAGACCCTGGAGGGGACCCTGATGACCCTGACCTGCTGCCAGTCCACCCTCTGCAACACCCCACCCTGGCAGGACCCACCGGGCAGCGGGGCCGTGGGTGCCCAGGGCGGCCCCGCCGTGATGGCCGTTGCGCTCCTGCTCGGTCTCCTGCCCGGCCTTCAGGCCACGGGGTCCTGA
- the GPIHBP1 gene encoding glycosylphosphatidylinositol-anchored high density lipoprotein-binding protein 1 isoform X1: MTKTSDPEPEQEPERADPAAPSRMKALAALLLALLLCGQPGTGRAQDEEEDDVDFGLDGYDDDDEEEEEEASVTAGGRGRALLQCYSCQSLYRGERCKQVQNCVRSHSFCKAVISHGNTESGPLTTYSAWCADTCQPFTKTLEGTLMTLTCCQSTLCNTPPWQDPPGSGAVGAQGGPAVMAVALLLGLLPGLQATGS, from the exons ATCCAGAGCCCGAGCAAGAACCGGAGCGAGCAGACCCAGCGGCCCCCAGCAGGATGAAGGCGCTCGCGGCTCTCCTGCTGGCCCTGCTGCTGTGTGGGCAGCCAG GCACGGGGCGGGCACAGGACGAGGAGGAGGACGACGTGGACTTTGGGCTGGACGGCTATGACGATGATGacgaagaagaggaggaggaggccagtgtgactgcaggtggcaggggcagag CGCTGCTGCAGTGCTATTCCTGCCAGTCCCTGTACAGGGGGGAGCGCTGCAAGCAAGTTCAGAACTGTGTCCGCAGCCACAGCTTCTGCAAAGCCGTCATCTCCCACGGGAACACGG agtCGGGTCCTCTGACCACCTACTCCGCATGGTGTGCAGACACGTGTCAGCCCTTCACCAAGACCCTGGAGGGGACCCTGATGACCCTGACCTGCTGCCAGTCCACCCTCTGCAACACCCCACCCTGGCAGGACCCACCGGGCAGCGGGGCCGTGGGTGCCCAGGGCGGCCCCGCCGTGATGGCCGTTGCGCTCCTGCTCGGTCTCCTGCCCGGCCTTCAGGCCACGGGGTCCTGA
- the GPIHBP1 gene encoding glycosylphosphatidylinositol-anchored high density lipoprotein-binding protein 1 isoform X3: protein MTKTSDPEPEQEPERADPAAPSRMKALAALLLALLLCGQPGTGRAQDEEEDDVDFGLDGYDDDDEEEEEEASVTAGGRGRESGPLTTYSAWCADTCQPFTKTLEGTLMTLTCCQSTLCNTPPWQDPPGSGAVGAQGGPAVMAVALLLGLLPGLQATGS from the exons ATCCAGAGCCCGAGCAAGAACCGGAGCGAGCAGACCCAGCGGCCCCCAGCAGGATGAAGGCGCTCGCGGCTCTCCTGCTGGCCCTGCTGCTGTGTGGGCAGCCAG GCACGGGGCGGGCACAGGACGAGGAGGAGGACGACGTGGACTTTGGGCTGGACGGCTATGACGATGATGacgaagaagaggaggaggaggccagtgtgactgcaggtggcaggggcagag agtCGGGTCCTCTGACCACCTACTCCGCATGGTGTGCAGACACGTGTCAGCCCTTCACCAAGACCCTGGAGGGGACCCTGATGACCCTGACCTGCTGCCAGTCCACCCTCTGCAACACCCCACCCTGGCAGGACCCACCGGGCAGCGGGGCCGTGGGTGCCCAGGGCGGCCCCGCCGTGATGGCCGTTGCGCTCCTGCTCGGTCTCCTGCCCGGCCTTCAGGCCACGGGGTCCTGA